In Haloplanus vescus, a single genomic region encodes these proteins:
- a CDS encoding SOS response-associated peptidase, translated as MCGRNSLFIDQADLEARFDAEVVADGGYTPRYNIAPGDDLHIITNEASDEIDAYHWGLIPFWADEPEEGIINARSETADEKRVFERAWKSRPCLVPSSGFYEWKSPNGGSKQPYRIYREDDPAFAMAGLWDVWEGDDETISCVTILTTEPNDLMNSIHDRMPVVLPQDAESDWLAADPDTRKELCQPYPKDDLDAYEISTRVNNPGNDDPQVIEPLDHEQSGLGEFSS; from the coding sequence ATGTGTGGCCGAAACTCGCTCTTCATCGACCAAGCAGACCTCGAGGCCCGCTTCGATGCCGAGGTCGTCGCGGACGGCGGGTACACACCCCGATACAACATCGCGCCTGGCGACGACCTCCACATCATCACGAACGAGGCCTCCGACGAGATTGACGCCTACCACTGGGGGTTGATTCCGTTCTGGGCGGACGAGCCCGAGGAGGGCATCATCAACGCTCGCTCCGAGACTGCCGACGAGAAACGCGTCTTCGAGCGGGCGTGGAAATCACGTCCCTGCCTCGTCCCCTCGTCAGGGTTCTACGAATGGAAATCGCCGAACGGCGGGTCGAAGCAGCCCTACCGGATTTACCGGGAGGACGACCCCGCATTCGCGATGGCTGGGCTCTGGGACGTCTGGGAGGGCGACGACGAGACGATCTCGTGCGTCACGATTCTCACGACGGAGCCGAACGACCTGATGAACTCAATCCACGACCGGATGCCGGTCGTCCTCCCGCAGGACGCCGAGTCCGACTGGCTCGCCGCAGACCCGGACACCCGCAAGGAACTGTGCCAGCCGTACCCGAAGGACGACCTAGACGCTTATGAGATCTCGACGCGAGTCAACAACCCTGGCAACGACGATCCCCAGGTCATCGAGCCGCTGGACCACGAGCAATCGGGCCTCGGCGAGTTCAGTTCCTGA
- a CDS encoding Cdc6/Cdc18 family protein, whose amino-acid sequence MIRDARVLRAGFVPREVEHRDAEVNHLSSVLEPITNGEPADTAIVTGPSGAGKTCISQFVTERLREEVLDVETTYVNCWRNYTRFRTLYQILDDLGATIDIHRQSTPHDELVDRLQQHDGPRTVVILDEVDQLEDPSVIYDLHSLPQFAIICIANKEEELFSRVDDRLVSRLRSSEHVRMDKYHDEQLYDILSARAKWGLDEDVITDDQLYRIADAAAGDARLAIGILRTAAGKADRENHERITDDILLDAAEDARAQIKQKSLDSLTPHQRVVYDIVREHGPVGPSEIHERYTEDVDDPRTKRTIRTYLSKMEQYNLLEAEGTSRDREYSLVDSAAASPMQ is encoded by the coding sequence ATGATCCGCGATGCTCGCGTTCTCCGCGCCGGGTTCGTCCCTCGGGAAGTTGAGCATCGCGACGCCGAAGTTAACCACCTCTCCAGCGTTCTTGAGCCCATCACGAACGGGGAACCCGCCGACACAGCCATCGTCACTGGACCCAGCGGCGCCGGCAAGACCTGCATCTCGCAGTTCGTCACCGAACGACTCCGGGAAGAGGTCCTCGACGTCGAGACCACCTACGTCAACTGCTGGCGCAACTACACGCGGTTCCGCACGCTCTACCAGATCCTCGACGACCTCGGCGCGACCATCGACATCCACCGACAATCGACGCCGCACGACGAACTCGTCGACCGCCTCCAGCAGCACGACGGCCCGCGAACCGTCGTCATTCTCGACGAGGTCGACCAACTGGAGGACCCCAGCGTCATCTACGACCTCCACAGCCTCCCGCAGTTTGCGATCATCTGCATCGCGAACAAGGAGGAGGAGCTGTTCAGCCGCGTCGACGACCGGCTCGTGAGTCGGCTCCGTTCGAGTGAACACGTCCGGATGGACAAGTACCACGACGAGCAGCTGTACGACATTCTGAGTGCGCGGGCGAAGTGGGGCCTCGATGAGGACGTCATCACCGACGACCAGCTCTACCGGATCGCCGACGCGGCCGCCGGCGACGCCCGCCTCGCAATCGGCATCCTCCGAACAGCCGCCGGCAAGGCCGATCGTGAGAACCACGAGCGCATCACCGACGATATTCTCCTGGACGCCGCCGAGGATGCTCGGGCCCAGATCAAGCAGAAGAGCCTCGACTCGCTCACGCCGCACCAGCGCGTCGTCTACGACATCGTTCGCGAGCACGGCCCGGTCGGGCCGAGCGAGATTCACGAGCGCTATACCGAGGACGTCGATGACCCACGGACGAAGCGGACTATCCGCACGTATCTCTCGAAGATGGAGCAGTACAACCTCCTCGAGGCGGAAGGCACGAGTCGGGATCGAGAGTACTCGCTCGTCGATTCGGCAGCTGCATCGCCGATGCAGTGA